In Populus trichocarpa isolate Nisqually-1 chromosome 7, P.trichocarpa_v4.1, whole genome shotgun sequence, the following proteins share a genomic window:
- the LOC7490209 gene encoding ubiquitin carboxyl-terminal hydrolase 4: MGAAGSKLEKALGDQFPEGERYFGLENFGNTCYCNSVLQALYFCAPFREQLLEYYANSKNIGDAEENLLTCLADLFTQISSQKKKTGVIAPKRFVQRLKKQNELFRSYMHQDAHEFLNFLLNELVDILEKEAQAVKSETETSSPPEKTANGPKHAQANGVSKEPLVTWVHKNFQGILTNETRCLQCETVTARDETFFDLSLDIEQNSSITSCLKNFSSTETLNAEDKFFCDKCCSLQEAQKRMKIKKPPHILVIHLKRFKYIEQLGRYKKLSYRVVFPLELKLSNTVEDADIEYSLFAVVVHVGSGPNHGHYVSLVKSHNHWLFFDDENVEMIDESAVQTFFGSAQEYSSNTDHGYILFYESIGASNNKS, from the exons ATGGGTGCAGCAGGTTCTAAACTCGAGAAAGCTTTAGGCGACCAGTTTCCTGAGGGCGAACGATACTTCGGCCTCGAGAATTTCGGCAACACTTGTTACTGTAATAGCGTCTTGCAg GCACTTTACTTTTGTGCACCATTTCGAGAACAGTTGTTAGAATATTATgctaatagtaaaaatattggGGATGCTGAAGAGAATCTCTTGACTTGCTTGGCAGACTTATTTACTcag ATAAGTtcacagaagaagaaaacaggtGTCATTGCTCCAAAGCGTTTCGTACAGaggttgaaaaaacaaaatgaacttTTCCGAAGCTATATGCACCAG GATGCACatgagtttttgaattttttgcttAATGAACTGGTTGACATCCTGGAGAAAGAAGCCCAAGCTGTTAAAAGTGAAACTGAAACCTCTTCCCCACCTGAAAAAACTGCAAATGGACCAAAGCATGCTCAGGCAAATGGTGTTTCAAAGGAGCCTTTGGTTACCTGGGTGCACAAAAATTTTCAG GGAATACTTACCAATGAGACAAGGTGCTTGCAATGTGAGACTGTGACAGCAAGAGATGAAACGTTTTTTGACTTGAGCCTTGATATTGAACAAAACAGTTCCATAACAAGCTGCTTGAAGAATTTTAGTTCCACAGAGACTTTGAATGCAGAGGATAAGTTTTTCTGTGACAAGTGCTGCAG TTTGCAAGAAGCACAAAAGAGGATGAAGATAAAGAAGCCTCCTCATATCTTGGTCATCCATTTGAAGAGGTTTAAATACATTGAGCAGCTTGGTCGGTACAAGAAATTGTCTTACCGAGTTGTCTTCCCACTTGAGCTGAAGCTGAGCAATACTGTGGAAGATGCAGATATAGAATACTCTCTATTTGCCGTTGTTGTCCATGTGGGAAGTGGACCTAATCACGGGCACTATGTGAGCCTTGTGAAGAGCCACAACCACTGGTTATTTTTCGATGATGAAAATGTTGAGATGATTGACGAGTCTGCTGTGCAGACATTTTTTGGGTCAGCGCAGGAATATTCAAGTAATACGGATCACGGGTATATCTTATTTTACGAGAGCATTGGTGCTAGTAACAACAAGAGTTGA